The Terriglobia bacterium genome has a window encoding:
- the pal gene encoding peptidoglycan-associated lipoprotein Pal, translating into MSFSRTKGVGYTLFLFFTLVGLGCHKNAAATPPPAPPPASTPAAAAPAPTITLRAQPGAIDRGGATTLQWDAKNATSVTITPGVGDVAVTGNRSVNPTSSVTYTATAMGPGGSATDTARITVNTPPPAAASAPPPRNAPNLTTEQLFEQNVKTIYFDYDKADIKPDQMSALQGNASWLKANPNVRFTIEGHCDDRGSEEYNLALGDRRANAVKEYLAAQGIPANRIMTVSYGEERPICRDETEDCFAKNRRAAFTLNQ; encoded by the coding sequence ATGAGTTTCTCTCGCACAAAGGGTGTTGGATATACCCTTTTTCTGTTCTTCACACTCGTCGGTCTCGGTTGCCACAAGAATGCTGCGGCGACGCCTCCTCCCGCTCCGCCGCCGGCTTCGACACCGGCCGCAGCGGCTCCCGCTCCCACGATCACGTTGCGCGCACAACCCGGTGCGATCGACCGCGGCGGCGCCACAACGCTCCAATGGGACGCGAAAAACGCGACCAGCGTGACGATCACGCCCGGCGTCGGCGATGTCGCCGTTACCGGAAACCGTTCCGTCAATCCGACCTCCTCGGTCACGTATACCGCCACGGCCATGGGCCCCGGCGGCTCCGCAACCGATACGGCCCGGATCACCGTGAACACGCCTCCGCCGGCGGCCGCGTCTGCTCCTCCACCGCGGAATGCTCCGAACCTGACAACCGAACAGCTCTTCGAGCAGAACGTAAAGACGATTTATTTCGATTACGACAAGGCCGACATCAAACCCGATCAGATGTCCGCTCTGCAAGGCAATGCCAGCTGGCTGAAGGCGAATCCCAACGTTCGTTTTACCATCGAGGGTCACTGCGATGACCGCGGAAGTGAAGAGTACAATCTGGCCCTGGGCGACCGGCGCGCCAACGCGGTAAAGGAATATCTGGCCGCTCAAGGAATACCGGCAAACCGGATTATGACCGTCAGCTATGGCGAAGAGCGGCCCATTTGCCGGGATGAAACGGAAGACTGTTTTGCCAAAAACCGCCGGGCTGCCTTTACCTTGAACCAATAG
- the ybgF gene encoding tol-pal system protein YbgF, with translation MNTRMKFILAVLLIVIAAGPAYPENKDLLQLQSDIIQLSQQVKQIQTTVDQNNSVMKGLVEHMADQVNMLAGGMQKITATVDGLKSQNDGSTKEMRQALTTLSSTVGDLKDDMSAVRDTVNSLSKQITSMKTTSEPLAKPEDLWRSAYLDYSAGNYDLAIGDFQDFLSKFPTDDRAAEAHLMMAETLAAQKKYDQALNEYDIVLQKYPDSDKSKTALLKKGYALADSNQAPQAISTLKEVVTKYPNTTEATAATARLKELTAAGRKTPAKAGGAK, from the coding sequence GTGAATACCCGAATGAAATTTATCCTGGCGGTCCTGCTGATCGTCATCGCGGCAGGCCCGGCTTATCCCGAAAACAAGGATCTGCTGCAGCTCCAGTCGGACATCATTCAACTCAGCCAGCAGGTGAAACAGATTCAGACCACCGTCGACCAGAATAATTCCGTCATGAAGGGGTTGGTCGAACACATGGCGGATCAGGTCAATATGCTCGCCGGCGGAATGCAGAAGATCACCGCCACGGTCGATGGGCTGAAGAGCCAGAACGACGGCAGTACCAAGGAAATGCGCCAGGCTTTGACGACGCTCAGCAGCACCGTAGGCGACCTGAAGGACGACATGTCGGCCGTCCGGGACACGGTCAATTCCCTGTCGAAGCAGATAACGTCGATGAAGACGACTTCCGAACCGCTGGCGAAACCCGAGGACCTGTGGAGATCTGCATACCTCGACTACTCCGCCGGAAATTACGACCTTGCGATCGGCGATTTTCAGGACTTCCTTTCGAAGTTCCCGACCGATGACAGAGCCGCCGAAGCCCACCTGATGATGGCTGAAACGCTTGCGGCTCAGAAGAAGTACGACCAGGCCCTCAACGAGTACGATATTGTCTTGCAGAAATATCCGGACAGCGATAAAAGTAAAACCGCCCTTTTGAAGAAAGGTTACGCCCTCGCCGATTCAAATCAAGCGCCCCAGGCCATCAGTACCTTGAAAGAAGTTGTGACGAAGTACCCGAATACCACGGAAGCTACGGCCGC